The Sphingobacteriales bacterium genome contains the following window.
GAAATTATAACTATTATCTCGAATAAGAAAGACCGTAAAACGGTATAAAACATTAATTAATTGCCTTTTAGAAGCCTTATATGTTATAATTATCATAATAACAGCGCCAAAATTAGAAAAGGGAAGTATAATAGCGTATCTTTGCACCAATTAAATAATTAAAATGAATAAAGGAATTGTAAAGTTCTTTAATGATTCAAAAGGTTTTGGATTTATTAAAGACGCAGAATCAAACAAAGAGTACTTCGTACACGTTAACGGCCTGATCGACAGTATCAGAGAAAACGATGAGGTAGTGTTTGAGCTGGAAGAAGGAAGAAAAGGTTTAAATGCAGTTAATGTTAAAATAGCATAATATAGCTTACCGATTACTTTTACAAGCCCCGCATTTCTGCGGGGCTTTTTTATTGCGGCTTTTGGAAGAATACGTCATTGCGTGGAACGAAGCAATCTGAATAATAATTTCATTTGTCACTTTTTGAGCCAAAAAGTACCAAAAGCTTTTATGATGTTTAAAGGCAATTTTAAAATCTATTTTTAGATTTTTAACCGCTGATAAAATAAACACAGATGCTGATGCCACGCTTCGTTTATTTTACAGCTATTGCTGAAAAACATCATAAACCTAAACCTTCTGCGGTTTGGTGGTTCATTTCAATAGAATTAAATCTTGAATTATAGAAATAATACTCTTCCTCTTCACATCAGCTAATTAACTAATTATACAACCTCGCTTTCTCCTTTTCATCTTCTTCAAAAATATAATTACTGTAATTCTGAATGACATTGTAAACGGTATCTCGTTCTATCGGTTTTCTGCCAACCGCTTTAATCAGGTTCACCAGTTCACGGGTACTCATCGCCGGATGCTGTTCTTCACTGCCGGCCATGGAATAAATCTTAGTGGTATCGTCAATCGTTCCATCCACATCGTCCACACCAAAATTCAGCGACAGCTGTGTCGTATTCCTGCCTATCATCGCCCAATAGGATTTGATGTGTTCGAAATTATCTAAATAAATTCTGGAGATGGCATAATTACGTAAATCTTCTATAATCGTGGCTTCCGGAAGGTGCTTCATCTCATTGTGCTGATTGCGAAACTTAAGCGGGATAAATGCATTGAAGCCGCCCGTCTTATCCTGCAGCTGACGCAGCCTTTCCAGGTGGTCTACCCGGTGCTCAAAGGTTTCGATATGCCCGTACAGCATCGTCGCATTGCTCGGCAGACCGATTTTGTGGGCGATTTCATGTATCTCCAGCCATTCTTGCGCGCTGCATTTTCCGCCCGCTATTTCATCCCGGATATCCGAATGAAAGATTTCAGCGCCGCCGCCCGGCATGGAATCCAACCCGGCAGCCTGCATGGCACGCATACCCTCTTCATAACTCATCTTAGCCTTTTTCAAAATATAATGATATTCGACAGGTGTCAGAGCCTTGATGTGTAAATCCGGGCGATGCGCCTTGATGGCTTTGAACAGTTCGACATAAAAATTAAAATCCTGTTTCGGTATCACCCCGCCTGTGATGTGCACTTCCGTAACGGGTTGCCCGTCGTATTTTTTAATGATGTCCAGGATATCGTCAATAGAGTATTCCCATCCCTGCTCTCTATGCTTGATTAAACGGGAATAGGAACAAAACTTACAGGTATAGACACAGATATTCGTAGGCTCCACGTGAAAGTTGCGGTTGAAATACGTATTATCCCCGTGTTTCATGTTGCGGATATAATTGGCCAGTGTTCCGACAAAACCCAACTCACCTTTCTGGTACAAGAGTACACCCTCGTCAAACGTGATTCGCTCTTTGTTTAATACTTTCTCCGCAATATTCTTGAGGGATGTATCTATTTTCAGGTTTTGAATCAATACTTCAACAACATCTGCATTGGTTATCATAATGGTTTAACAATTAAAGGTGTAATCTTGTTGTAAAAGTACATAATTGCCTGTTAATAATGAATATATTAACCACCTGGCTATATAGTCGTCTATGAGTAAATTCAAAGAATTTTGTGTAATTCTACATTTTCATAGGAAAAAAGTTCTTTAACACTTTATACAATAAAAACACAGAAAAGAATAGATTCTTTTATTCTATGTGGTTTACATTTCAGATACGTAACTTCGTACCGTGAAAAACGAAAAATTCATATTATACCTTCTCACGTTTATCTGGTTCTGCGCCATCGTGGATTTTTTACTGATGCTGCCACTCGGAACGGAATTGATGCATTTATACCACATCCAGCCCCGGGAGTACAGCATGCTGATATTTGCATTTTCGCTGAGCGGCGGCATTTCGGCTTTTATGGCTGCATTTTACATAGACCGCTATGACCGAAAAACCGTCTTGCTCACTGCATTCTTCTTTTTCGCTATCGGCAGTATCTTATGTTCCTTTGCACATACGTATCATCTAATGCTGTTTGCCAGGTTCTTTACCGGCCTGTTCGGCGGATTACTGGGCGGTGTTTCTACCGCCTATATCAGCGACATGGTACCGTATGAGCGGCGGGGAAAAGCGATGGGTATCCTGAATCTGGGGTTTGGGCTGGCTTCTATCGTCGGTATTCCATTCGCCATCTTCATTTGCGAACACATGGATGTTTTCTGGCCTTTCCGTGTGATTGGGATTCTGTCTTTAGTCACATTGATACCCGCCATTTACTACTTACCCGAAATGCGCGACCACATTCCGCCGGACAACAATAGTATCCAGGACATTGCGCTTGCCATATTTTCACTGGCAGCCTATCCTTTCGTCTATTATCTTTCGCGGGCGGCACGATACCGGCTGAAAGTAAATATCTCGAAGATTGCGGAAGTGCTGCGCGTATTGAAGGACAAGAACCTGCAAAATGCTTTGCTCTTCGGCTTCTTTCTGGTACTGGGTCATTTTATGTTCATCTCTTTCATCAACCCGTATCTGGTGGGCAACCTGGGATTCAAACTGGAAGACACCAAATGGATGTATATCGTTGGAGGCATTTCCGTTTCGCTCACGTCTCCTACTATCGGTAAATTTATTGATACACTGGGAAAGCTGAAATCTTTCCGGATTCTGATTCTGCTATCTTTCATTCCTATTTTAGTGATTTCGCATATCCATGAGGCATCCATCATGATGGCCTTACTGATATGTGCTTTCATGTTTATCTTCAACAGTGGCCGTATGATTGCTGCCCAGACTTTAATTACAGGCGCACCAACGGAAGAACAACGAGGTAAATTCCTGGTCATCGGATCTTCCCTGATAGAAATGAGTGAAGGGTTCTCCGCATTAATCGGCGGCTTGATTCTTACCAAAGACGAGGTGACCGGGCATTTGAACAACTACAACTACATTGCCTATATTGCTGTGTTGATTGGTATTCTGTGTATTTACTTAGCGAGCCGGATAGAGGTGAATGCGGAATAACACCTGATAAATATCATATCCTGTATAGAATTTACATTCAAAAAAAATGTACCTTTAAAGGTATTGTTTTGATAAAAAGCTACAGATAGCCAGACAACCTATGCTTACCCGTAAATACTATTATTATTTTCTGCTTTATGCTTTTTTTTTGGTGAGTTGCGGAAGAAAATCGGAAACGACCAAACCAGTCCGTAAAGACATCACAGAAACCGTTTTTGCATCGGGCACCCTGGAGCCGGATCAACAATACAATCTGACGGCTCAGGCGGAAGGCCATCTGACGGAATTAAATCTGGAAGAAGGCAATACAATCCCAGCCGGAAAAGTAGTAGCGGTGATAGACAATATTCAAAACACCATCAGCGCTATCGGCTCTAATGAGTTGTTATCAGTTGCAGAATACAATACCAATAAGAATGCGCCCGCTTTCAAACAGATCGAAGCCAATATCAGCGCAGCAGCAGAAAAATTAAAACTGGATATCGTGCAGGAAGAACGGTACAAAGTACTGTATGAAAAGGGTGCCGCTACCAGGAATGAATATGAAACCAGGCAACTGGCGACAAGCAGTTCCAAAGCCAACCTGGATGCACTCAGGGCTTCTTACGACGCCTTGAAAAAACAAACGCAACAGCAGTTGATAACGCAGCGAACACAAACAAAAGTAAATAATTACCTGAACAGCAACAATCAGCTGAAAGTGGTCGTAAGCGGAAAGGTCTATAAAAAATTCAAGGAAAAAGGAGACTACGTCCGCAAAGGTGATATTATTGCGACTATCGGAAATCCAAATGTACTTTATGCCAAGTTAAGTGTGGATGAGTCCAATATTGCAAAAGTGCAGGTCGGGCAGGAAGTGGCAATTCAACTCAACACGTATAAAAGCAAATACTATAAGGGCAACCTGTATGAGATACTGCCTTCCTTTGACGAAAGCACCCAGTCGTTTTACTGCAAGGTCAAGTTTACAGACTCTCTTGACTTCAAGTTAGCCCGTACACAATTACAGGCAAATATTATCATTGGCCATAAAAAGAATGCGCTGCTGATTCCCCGCAACTATTTAGGCTATGGCAATACAGTGATGGTCAAAGGTAAGAAAGAACCGGTAAAGGTAACGACCGGCTTCATTGCTGACGAATGGGTGGAAATCACCGGCGGTATTCAGGAGACAACCCTCATCACCACAGAAAATCTACCATAACTGCATGCGAACCACCGTAAATGTAGAAATAGCGCTTACCCACCTGCTCACCCGCAGGAAGCAAACTATTGTGGCGGCTTTGGGGGTAATGATTGGAGTGGCTATTTATATTTTCATGAATTCCATGATGACCGGTTTTGACCGCTCTGCCAATGAATCCTTTTTTAAAACGATGCCGCACATCCGGATTTACAAAGAAGATGTCATCAGTAGATCCATCTTGCCGGATCCCTACCAAAGCACGACCCCTGTTATCATCAATCCCAAGATCGCAACAGACGCGAAAAACCTGATTAACCCCTTTCAGATTGTCGCTATGCTGAAAAAACAACCGGATGTCGTTGCTGTAGCGCCGAATGTAACGGTCAATATTTTTTACAACAACGGAAAGTCTCAGCTAAGCGGTATTGCCTCCGGCATAAATGTGCCGGAACAAAATAAAATGTTCAACATCGAATCCTTTTTAGTGGAAGGCAATATTAACGATTTACAAACCACTCAGAACGGTATTATCCTTGGAACGGGTATTGCCGCCAGTCTGAACATTCAACTCCACGACAACATTACGGTGACTTCTTCCAAAGGCGTATTCAAGGTAATGAAGGTGGTTGGATTTTTCCAATCAAACAACTCCCTGGTCGACAAATCGAAATCATACATCAACATAGCGGCGGCGCAGCAACTCCTGCAAGCAGGTCCCACATATGTAACGGATATATACGTCAACATCAAGAATCCCGACATTTCAGACCGCTCCATTCCTGCCTTCTCCAGACTGACGGGTTATGCGGCGGAAGACTGGAAAAAAGCCAACGAAGCGATACTGTCGGCTTACAAGGCAAGAAGAATTATGGGTTATGCCATTTCCTTATCTATACTGCTGGTAGCGGGATTCGGCATTTTTAATATTCTGAACATGTCCATCCTGGAAAAAATGAATGACATCGCCATACTTAAAGCCACCGGATTTTCCGGAAAAGATGTCGTACGCATTTTTGTGTCACAGGCTGTATTCATTGGGGTAGCAGGTGTTTTGCTAGGCATCGCGCTGAACTTCGTTCTGGTGCGGGCGATGAGCAATGTCTATATTGGCGGCGACACCGGATATTTCCCCATACGCCTTGAACCGCTTATTGTAGCCGAAGGAATCCTTTTCGGATTAATCATCACCTTTATCGCCGGTTATATTCCATCCCGGAAAGCTGCCAATGTTGACCCGGTAAGGATTTTCAGGAAATGACGGATAGGAAAATCATATTGAGTGCGAAGGGCATCGGTAAATATTTCTATGAACCGGTGAAGTTCAAGGTATTGGACAGCATAACATTTGATATCCGTCAGGGCGAATTCCTCAGCATCATTGGTAAATCAGGCTGCGGAAAGTCCACGTTGCTCTATATCCTTTCCACCATGGATACGGATTACGAAGGCGAACTGATCATAGATGGCGAAAACCTGACACACTATAAACAGGAACAACTGGCCGCCATCCGCAATGAGAAAATCGGGTTTATCTTTCAGTTCCATTTCTTACTCCCTGAATTTTCCTGTCTTAAGAACATCATGATTCCGGCATTAAAACTTGGGAAATATTCCAGAGAAGAAATTGAAGCCAGAGCGTATGAAAAGCTGAAATTGCTGGGATTAAAGGACCAGGCACTGAAACCGTCTTCCAAGCTTTCGGGCGGTCAACAGCAGCGGGTGGCGATTGCAAGGGCCCTGATCAACGACCCGCTGATCATTATGGGTGATGAACCCACCGGAAATCTGGATACTGCCAATACAAATAACGTATTTGACATATTAAAAGAACTGGCACATGATTTCAAGCAAACCATCATAGCCGTCACACATGATACGGATTTTGCCAGAGCCTCAGACCGAACCATAGAAATGGAAGACGGAAAGATCATCAGCCTGGGGTATTAAAGATTACCCGGTCACGAGATCACAGACCGCTTCCACCCATTTGTCTTCGGAATTCAGGCTTTCCACCAGTGTGATGCTTTCGCCGCCATGTTCTTGGTACAGTTCCAGGTATTCCGTACGGATTTCGTACAAGGTTTCCAGGCAATCCGCCACGAATGCCGGGGAAAAAACCAGCAGCTTTTTCTTACCTGCTTTTGTCAGTTCTGGGATGACTGCCACCGTATAGGGTTCCAGCCAGACTTCCTTCCCCAAACGCGACTGAAATGTCACGGTAAATTTATCTTTCGGGAGATTCAATTTTTCCGTAATCAGCCTCGTCGTTTCATAGCATTGCGCTTTGTAACAATGCTGATTGATTTCTGTCATCTTCGCACAGCAGTCTTTGTTTTGCAAACAATGCTTACCCGTAATATCGGCGTTCTTTAAATGACGCGCCGGCAAGCCATGGTAGGAAAACAAGACATGGTCGTAATCATCGAAATTGAATTTATTGCCCTGCGCCGCAAACGCATCGATAAATTTCTCCTTGTCGTAAAAATGATGAATATATTTCAAATCCGGAATGGTCAGCCATTTGGATGTAATTTCCTGTACTTTCTGAATCACTGAATCGTTACAGGCGGAAGAGTATTGCGGAAACAAGGGCAGCACCACAATCTTATTCACCTGCTGCAGCCTGAATTTCTCCAGGACACTCGCCAGACTTGGATTTTGGTACCGCATGGCATATTCCACCACAAATTCATCACCATTCAGTTTTGCAGCTACTTTTTTAGTCAGGTCCTGCAGGTGATAAAGCAAGGGCGACCCTCGGTTCTTATCCCATATCTCGCGGTAGGTTTTGGCAGAATTTTTATAGCGCAGTGGAACAATGATGCCGCGCACCAGCAATTGGCGAACCAGCCACGGATAGTCAATCACACGGCCGTCGGTTAAAAACTCATTCAAATATTTAAACACATCGCCATTGTTCGGGCTGTCGGGTGTTCCAAGATTTACGAGTAATATGCCGGTCTTTTTGATCATACCTTATGTTTGATATCCGTGTCTCTTTTAAAAAAATGAAAGATTTACGCCTGTATAAATAAATTATCAAATGCATTGTTCATCACAACGGTTGTTTTATCAATATCTTCATCCGAATGTGCCGCAGAAACAAAACCCACTTCATAGCCGGAAGGACCGAAATAGATGCCATTATCCAGCAGGTAGTGATACACCTTGGCGAATAAAGACATCTTGCCTGAATTAATCTGGTCGGCACGATTCAGGTGTGCCATATCGGAAAACGCAAACCAGAAAATGGAACCGATATTGTAAATCGTAATCTCGTAGCCTTTCGCACGGATATGCTGCCGGATGCCATCTACCAATTTATCAGTCTTATGTTGCAGCTGATGGTAAAAATCAGGCTGCAAACATGCCGTAAGCTGCGCCGCACCTGCGGCCATCGCCACCGGATTACCGCTGAGTGTGCCTGCCTGGTAAACAGGGCCGAGCGGCGAGATATGATTCATGATTTCATGGCTGGCACCATAGGCACCTACCGGCATTCCGCCGCCGATGATTTTTCCGAATGTGATGATATCGGGTTGTATCTTATAAAGACCCGCTGCACCTTCAAAGCCGACACGGAACCCTGAAATGACTTCATCGAAAATCAACAGAACGTTATACTTCGTACACATTTCGCGGAGATACAGCAAGAATTTATGCGACTGAATCAGCAATCCGTTATTGGCCGGTATCGGCTCTATGATGACAGCGGCAATTTCGTGGTGCAGTTTTTCCAAAGTTGTACGAAAGGCTTCCTCGTCATTTAACGGCAACACGATGGTTTCATTCGCAAAGCTCTCCGGCACACCGGCAGATGTTGATTCACCGAATGTGACCAGACCGGAACCCGCTTTCACCAATAAAGAATCGACATGTCCGTGATAGCAGCCTTCAAACTTGATGATTTTTGATTTTTGTGTGACACCGCGCGCCAAACGCAATGCGGACATGACCGCTTCCGTTCCGCTGCTGACGAATCTTATCATCTCGATAAAGCTATGATTCGAAATAATCAATTCCGCCAATTGGTTTTCCAAAGCTGTCGGCGTGCCGAAAGAAGCGCCATTTTTAACGGTTTCAATAATTGCCTGTTCAACAGCATCATTTGCATGGCCGAGAATAAGTGGGCCCCAGGAACAGCAATAGTCAATAAATTCATTGCCGTCTTCATCCCAGACATGGGCACCTTTTCCTTTTTTCATAAATACGGGTGTGCCGCCTACTGATTTAAACGCACGCACCGGAGAATTGACGCCTCCCGGCATCAAGGATCTTGCTTTTTCAAAAAGTCGTTTGGAATTATCTTGTTTCATTTGTTTACATTCATTCACTCTAGAAAAATAAAGCGTAAAAATACGAAATCGGATGTATTGTTTGGATTAAATGATCATATATTCTCTTTAGAACTGCGGATCATTTCGGCGTAATTCTGTTTCAGGAGCATTGCCCGCACTATCCGGACAATACGTTTTTCTTTTGTTTCCGGGGTTTTAGCCGCATCCACATATTTGCTGAAATAGTTCTGATGAGAAGACGGAAGCGATGTAAAAAAGGCTAACGCCTCCGCATCATCCTGCAGGCAAAGCATCAGGTCCCGGTTTAATTCATATTCCGTTTCATCTTTTTCCAGTTGCACAAAAATCTCCGCCCCGGTCTTTTTCCCCATCCGTTTCCGCAAGTCTGACTTCAATGGAAGAATATAATTTCCTTCGCCCATCGGTATTAACGATATACCATTGATAGCAGTTTCATCGAGGTATCCTTTTACCCTAAACGATTTTTTGTCACCCGGATTCATCTTTTCGGCAATATCAGATGGAATAAAGATATAGGACCAGCCGGTTTTCTCCCCTTTTCTGCCAAATTTTTCTATGACGGTCTTCCAATCAGGCATCTTTCCATTTTGGTAGCTGAATATAAAAAACAGTATGCTCACTTACGACGGAATCAAACCATATTTTTCCATTCATCCGTTCCACAATATTCTTGCTAATGGCCAATCCCAATCCGGTACCACTGGATTTTGTGGTGAAATTGGGCTCAAAAATGTGCGTTCTCTTATCTTCCGAAATCCCAATACCATTGTCTTTTACCAAGACAACATAACCGTCTTCAGTTACATTCATTTCTATATCAATTCGGCCTTCTCTTGTTTCGGGTATTGCCTGTGTGGCATTTTTAATCACATTGGTAAACACGCGCATCAGCTGTTCCCTGTCGCCGTATACGTACGCATGTTCCGGCAACGGGCTGACGGAAATCTCCACATGCTCCATTTCCCTGAATAATTCTATCGTTGAAATCAGCAAGGGTACGCTGTCCACCTTTTCAAAACTGCCCTGCGGCATTTTGGCAAAATCTGAAAAGGCTGTAGCAATATTGGATAAATTATCTATCTGCTCAATCAGGCGATGTGCTATTTTTTCGGTCATATCCTTGATATCCGGCGAGTCATCTCTGAGTGCACGTTGTAAATGCTGAATACTCAGTTTCATCGGGGTAAGCGGATTCTTAATTTCGTGTGCCACCTGTTTGGCCATTTCCCGCCAGGCTCCTTCCCGTTCTGACTTTGCCAACAAATCCGCGCTCTTTTCCAACTCCGCCAGCATGAGGTTATATTGTTTCACCAGCAATCCGATCTCATCATCATTTTTCCAGGTAATCGGCGTATTGGTTTTACCAAACTGCAAGCCTTTAATACTTTCGGAAATAAGCGTCAGCGAATTGGTAATCGAACGCGACAAGACGACGGCGAAGAAAGCGGCTGCTATCAGGAAAATCACATATACATTGACCAGCGCCACTAAAAAATAGGACAAATCTTCCTGAAAGCTTTTTTGTTTTCCGTAATAGGGGAAATTAAAATAACCCAACACCTTCCCATTGCTCCTGAACGGCTGATAGGCGCTTAAATAGGTAAGATTGCCGACCGTTTCATCCTGTACAAACTTAGACTTTCCTTTGATGATTAAATTATAATAAGCACCGGCATCCATCTTTTCCGATATCAGATTTCTTTTAAATATCTCCGGCTGAGAGGACTGCAGCAATTCCCCTTTAGGACTGTAGACATTAATATCCAGAGCGTGTATGGTCGAGAGCGTTTTGGTCTTTTGCTGTATCACCTTATCGAATGTATTGCTGCCATACAAAGGATATTCTTCGAGGTAATATTGTGATACATTCTTCATCACCGTATTCACTTTCTTGAGCAGACGGTTATTGTGATAAAGGTTGTACTGGTACTGAAAATAAACCATGGTTACAACGCCAATCACCAGTAATGAAAAGAGCACCAGTGTAATCATGGAATTCTGTATTTGTTTTTGCAATGTATTCCCTTTTAAGAAATTCCGCAGGGAGTCGTTACCCCAAAATCTTTCAGAAAACCCGATGTAATCCATCAGGATGAAGAAGAACAGAAAGAATATCAGGATATAGGAAAAAACAGACAAGGTACTCAACGCAGGCTGATTGCTTTCGGACAGCACAATTTGTTTATCCCTGCCGTAGTAAATCATGTGATTATAGTCGTTGTTCTTGAAGTAAGTAAACTCCTTGTTGGACTTTACGGGAAAATTAAACTTTATCTGATATTCATATTCCCCTTTCTGCTTAACCAGGTATTTGCTGTCATAGATGGCATATGAAAAATTGTCAAACTCTTCGTCGTAGTAATTTTTCTGTTTCAGCAACAATTCGGGATAAGCACTATATGAACTGAATATTTTAGGAATGAGTTCTACAAACAGGTAACCCAACAACACGCCATCCTCTTTAATTGGGAAATAGCCCAGGTATTTTTCTCCGTTTTCCTTTATCGACAGATAATAGAAATTAGCTGAGATTGATTTGGCTTTTTTGTAAAAGCGGGCATTATTTAATTTATAAAATTCCTTTTGGGCAATCCCCACCAGTGGAACCCCATCTTTGTCAAACATATAAGTCTGAATATGATACCGCTTTACAAACTGCTTAAAATATTTGGAAGAAATGCGTTTATCAACATCGAAATTTGACAGATAGGGACTCTTAAAATAGGATTTAATAAAATTATCCTTTACTATCTGCTGTTCCGTCTCAATCAATCCAAACTCTTCACCTACGTCGCGCTCCGCTACCAGTTCCTCCATTCTGTATTTACGCTTTTCTATATCCTTTTTACCGGTATTGTAGATAACTACCACAGAAGTGAGGAAAGCAATCAATGACAACAAAACCAGATTAGCTATAAATCTGTATTTCCTGTTGTTCTGTATAAACGAATGTTCGTAATAAAAGAACAGAAAGAAAGTAAAGAGCCACAGGAGCAGAAAGAAAGGATAAAAGAGATCCGTGAACTCTCCGATAATATAACCAACTGCCCAACCGATCAATGCATAAACCAGAAGATAAACAACAAACCGTTTGTCCGGTTTTGCATCGAAAATCCATTTCATCCAGTACAACAAACCTGACATCAGCAACCCAAAGACAACCAGGCTGATAAAGGTGTACCGGTCTAAAGTGTTAATCAGGTAAAAATTGAAACTGATAACGGAGTTCTGGATCACACTCTGCATGATATATATCATCACAAAATAAATAGCCACCGGAAATGCCAGGATAAAATAGATAAAATTCATTCTTATTTTATCAGATGGAATGAACCTTAGGAAAGAAAGCGACCAGGTCAGCAAAAAAATCCGGATCAACAAGGCGCCCAGCGTATTGCTCCAGTAAGCTGAGGCATACAGATTGGAAGAAAACAAGAGAGAGGTTTTAGTCAGTGAAAATAATTTCAATTGATTGCACATCAGCTCTGTAAATAAGGATATGAGTAAGACAACTATAAATGCTGTCCAGTATCGCTTGCGGTTCAGCATCTGTTTAATGATCTGATACATGGACCAGAACAACAGGAGCAAACCAAATATTTCCACCAAAACGATATAGGGATTGTAGATGGTGTCAGCGTTATCCGCCACGCGTATCGAGAATAAGTAAGTGCCGCTATGGCTGAAGACGGAATTTGTCTTACTGGTTTCTTTGTTGGATACCACAAATCGCTTCAGGAACGGATGATTCCAGACGAATCCGTTCGCAAGGAATTTATTGTTGGTGGAATACTGGAAATAAACCGGTAATAGCGCATAAACATTTACCAATCCGTCCTCAGAAGATTTATGAATCACCTCGTAAAATCCGTTCGCTTCCTTAAGAAAATGAATGTCGCGTTCAGAAAGTTTATCTATGTTTTCAGGAACGAATGAATTTGCAGACCAGAAAACAAGTGCATCTTCCTTATAGACATACAGCAGTATTTTCCCATCCTTGTTATACTGATTATTGACCGCAATGATTTTATCGTATGAATCCGCGGAAGTC
Protein-coding sequences here:
- a CDS encoding cold shock domain-containing protein, whose protein sequence is MNKGIVKFFNDSKGFGFIKDAESNKEYFVHVNGLIDSIRENDEVVFELEEGRKGLNAVNVKIA
- the mqnE gene encoding aminofutalosine synthase MqnE, with protein sequence MITNADVVEVLIQNLKIDTSLKNIAEKVLNKERITFDEGVLLYQKGELGFVGTLANYIRNMKHGDNTYFNRNFHVEPTNICVYTCKFCSYSRLIKHREQGWEYSIDDILDIIKKYDGQPVTEVHITGGVIPKQDFNFYVELFKAIKAHRPDLHIKALTPVEYHYILKKAKMSYEEGMRAMQAAGLDSMPGGGAEIFHSDIRDEIAGGKCSAQEWLEIHEIAHKIGLPSNATMLYGHIETFEHRVDHLERLRQLQDKTGGFNAFIPLKFRNQHNEMKHLPEATIIEDLRNYAISRIYLDNFEHIKSYWAMIGRNTTQLSLNFGVDDVDGTIDDTTKIYSMAGSEEQHPAMSTRELVNLIKAVGRKPIERDTVYNVIQNYSNYIFEEDEKEKARLYN
- a CDS encoding MFS transporter — translated: MKNEKFILYLLTFIWFCAIVDFLLMLPLGTELMHLYHIQPREYSMLIFAFSLSGGISAFMAAFYIDRYDRKTVLLTAFFFFAIGSILCSFAHTYHLMLFARFFTGLFGGLLGGVSTAYISDMVPYERRGKAMGILNLGFGLASIVGIPFAIFICEHMDVFWPFRVIGILSLVTLIPAIYYLPEMRDHIPPDNNSIQDIALAIFSLAAYPFVYYLSRAARYRLKVNISKIAEVLRVLKDKNLQNALLFGFFLVLGHFMFISFINPYLVGNLGFKLEDTKWMYIVGGISVSLTSPTIGKFIDTLGKLKSFRILILLSFIPILVISHIHEASIMMALLICAFMFIFNSGRMIAAQTLITGAPTEEQRGKFLVIGSSLIEMSEGFSALIGGLILTKDEVTGHLNNYNYIAYIAVLIGILCIYLASRIEVNAE
- a CDS encoding HlyD family efflux transporter periplasmic adaptor subunit, with the protein product MLTRKYYYYFLLYAFFLVSCGRKSETTKPVRKDITETVFASGTLEPDQQYNLTAQAEGHLTELNLEEGNTIPAGKVVAVIDNIQNTISAIGSNELLSVAEYNTNKNAPAFKQIEANISAAAEKLKLDIVQEERYKVLYEKGAATRNEYETRQLATSSSKANLDALRASYDALKKQTQQQLITQRTQTKVNNYLNSNNQLKVVVSGKVYKKFKEKGDYVRKGDIIATIGNPNVLYAKLSVDESNIAKVQVGQEVAIQLNTYKSKYYKGNLYEILPSFDESTQSFYCKVKFTDSLDFKLARTQLQANIIIGHKKNALLIPRNYLGYGNTVMVKGKKEPVKVTTGFIADEWVEITGGIQETTLITTENLP
- a CDS encoding ABC transporter permease, producing MRTTVNVEIALTHLLTRRKQTIVAALGVMIGVAIYIFMNSMMTGFDRSANESFFKTMPHIRIYKEDVISRSILPDPYQSTTPVIINPKIATDAKNLINPFQIVAMLKKQPDVVAVAPNVTVNIFYNNGKSQLSGIASGINVPEQNKMFNIESFLVEGNINDLQTTQNGIILGTGIAASLNIQLHDNITVTSSKGVFKVMKVVGFFQSNNSLVDKSKSYINIAAAQQLLQAGPTYVTDIYVNIKNPDISDRSIPAFSRLTGYAAEDWKKANEAILSAYKARRIMGYAISLSILLVAGFGIFNILNMSILEKMNDIAILKATGFSGKDVVRIFVSQAVFIGVAGVLLGIALNFVLVRAMSNVYIGGDTGYFPIRLEPLIVAEGILFGLIITFIAGYIPSRKAANVDPVRIFRK
- a CDS encoding ABC transporter ATP-binding protein; the protein is MTDRKIILSAKGIGKYFYEPVKFKVLDSITFDIRQGEFLSIIGKSGCGKSTLLYILSTMDTDYEGELIIDGENLTHYKQEQLAAIRNEKIGFIFQFHFLLPEFSCLKNIMIPALKLGKYSREEIEARAYEKLKLLGLKDQALKPSSKLSGGQQQRVAIARALINDPLIIMGDEPTGNLDTANTNNVFDILKELAHDFKQTIIAVTHDTDFARASDRTIEMEDGKIISLGY
- the hemH gene encoding ferrochelatase gives rise to the protein MIKKTGILLVNLGTPDSPNNGDVFKYLNEFLTDGRVIDYPWLVRQLLVRGIIVPLRYKNSAKTYREIWDKNRGSPLLYHLQDLTKKVAAKLNGDEFVVEYAMRYQNPSLASVLEKFRLQQVNKIVVLPLFPQYSSACNDSVIQKVQEITSKWLTIPDLKYIHHFYDKEKFIDAFAAQGNKFNFDDYDHVLFSYHGLPARHLKNADITGKHCLQNKDCCAKMTEINQHCYKAQCYETTRLITEKLNLPKDKFTVTFQSRLGKEVWLEPYTVAVIPELTKAGKKKLLVFSPAFVADCLETLYEIRTEYLELYQEHGGESITLVESLNSEDKWVEAVCDLVTG